A window of the Gordonia humi genome harbors these coding sequences:
- a CDS encoding acyl-ACP thioesterase domain-containing protein codes for MPHTSALADKPAQARTYERTYRLRMEDVNPAMGVRLDAVARLLQNIAMDMIDESAWGATNPFWIVRRNVIDVLEPITWPGDVHVERWCEATSSRWVGMRQRLTGTPTATGFADADRPTGRVETSSFCINVTRDGRPSRIDDDVLADWNRDVTDVRYKWKAMAPATPDDIDGPPATRSFALRTTDFDAFGHMNNVAYWHAVDAALADRPTLTAQPHRAVIEYLRPITPREEATVVTKPYAGGLALWFVVDDQVTTAVTVTPLE; via the coding sequence ATGCCGCACACCAGCGCGCTCGCCGACAAGCCTGCGCAGGCCCGAACCTACGAGCGCACGTATCGCCTGCGCATGGAGGACGTGAATCCGGCGATGGGAGTGCGACTCGACGCCGTGGCGCGGCTCCTGCAGAACATCGCGATGGACATGATCGACGAGTCGGCGTGGGGTGCGACCAATCCGTTCTGGATCGTGCGACGCAATGTGATCGACGTCCTCGAACCGATCACCTGGCCGGGCGACGTGCACGTCGAACGCTGGTGCGAGGCGACCTCGTCCCGCTGGGTGGGCATGCGACAGCGGCTCACCGGCACACCGACCGCCACCGGTTTCGCCGACGCCGACCGCCCGACGGGTCGCGTCGAGACCTCGAGCTTCTGCATCAACGTGACCCGCGACGGCCGCCCGTCGCGCATCGACGACGACGTCCTCGCCGACTGGAACCGCGACGTCACCGACGTCCGATACAAGTGGAAGGCGATGGCGCCGGCCACCCCCGACGATATCGACGGCCCGCCCGCGACCCGCTCGTTCGCGTTGCGCACCACCGACTTCGACGCGTTCGGTCATATGAACAACGTCGCCTACTGGCATGCGGTCGACGCCGCTCTCGCCGACCGTCCCACGCTGACCGCGCAGCCGCACCGGGCCGTCATCGAGTACCTGCGTCCCATCACCCCGCGCGAGGAGGCGACCGTCGTGACGAAGCCGTACGCCGGCGGACTCGCCCTGTGGTTCGTCGTCGACGATCAGGTGACGACCGCGGTGACCGTCACGCCGCTGGAGTGA
- the dapB gene encoding 4-hydroxy-tetrahydrodipicolinate reductase, whose translation MGDVIRTGVLGSNGKVGKAIVEGVEAGDGVEFTVGVDKGDSLQAFVDSGTRVVVDFTHPDVVMDNLKFLIDNGIHAVVGTTGFTEERLDTVRGWLGDDPRSGVLIAPNFAIGAVLSMRFAQLAARFFDSVEVVELHHPHKADAPSGTAGRTAQLIAAARAEAGVGASPDATSTGLEGARGADVDGVRVHSVRLAGLVAHQEVLFGTQGETLTIRHDSMDRNSFVPGVLLGVREIGSRPGLTVGLEHLMDL comes from the coding sequence ATGGGCGACGTCATCCGCACGGGTGTGTTGGGCAGTAACGGCAAGGTCGGCAAGGCGATCGTCGAGGGAGTCGAGGCCGGCGACGGCGTCGAGTTCACCGTCGGCGTCGACAAGGGCGATTCGCTGCAGGCGTTCGTCGACTCGGGGACACGGGTCGTCGTCGACTTCACCCACCCCGATGTGGTGATGGACAATCTGAAGTTCTTGATCGACAACGGGATTCACGCCGTCGTCGGTACCACGGGCTTCACCGAGGAACGACTCGACACCGTCCGCGGGTGGTTGGGCGATGATCCGAGGAGTGGAGTGCTGATCGCACCGAACTTCGCGATCGGCGCCGTGCTGTCGATGCGTTTCGCGCAGCTGGCCGCGCGATTCTTCGACTCGGTGGAGGTCGTGGAACTGCACCATCCGCACAAGGCCGATGCTCCGTCGGGCACCGCGGGCCGCACCGCGCAGTTGATCGCCGCCGCACGCGCCGAAGCGGGCGTGGGGGCGTCGCCCGATGCGACCTCCACCGGACTCGAAGGCGCTCGCGGCGCCGATGTCGACGGCGTGCGCGTGCACTCGGTCCGGTTGGCCGGTCTGGTCGCTCACCAGGAGGTCCTGTTCGGCACGCAGGGGGAGACGCTCACCATCCGGCACGACTCGATGGACCGGAACTCGTTCGTCCCGGGCGTGCTGCTGGGCGTTCGCGAGATCGGTTCGCGACCTGGCCTGACCGTCGGGCTCGAACACCTGATGGACCTCTAG
- a CDS encoding polyribonucleotide nucleotidyltransferase — protein MTDVITDDFDESITEVSAVIDNGEFGKRTIRFETGRLALQAAGSVVAYLDEGTMILSTTTASKNPKEHFDFFPLTVDVEERMYAAGRIPGSFFRREGRPSTDAILTCRLIDRPLRPSFVDGLRNEIQVVETVLSLDPKDLYDVVAINAASASTQIAGLPFSGPVGGVRVALIPTLAGEGDGRAENKAGQWVAFPTVEQLEGAVFDMVVAGRIVSGEGADADVAIMMVEAEATENVLERIAGGAQEPNEAIVAEGLEAAKPFIAQLCEAQKQLAAAAAKETGEFPLFPAYADDVYEAVAAFAADRLGEALAIAGKQDRDNATDALKADVLAELGDKFEGREGQIGAAYRSLTKTLVRKRILTDHFRIDGRGITDIRALSAEIGLIPRAHGSALFERGETQIMGVTTLDMVKMAQQIDSLGPETSKRYMHHYNFPPYSTGETGRVGSPKRREIGHGALAERALVPVLPSVEEFPYAIRQVSEALGSNGSTSMGSVCASTMSLLAAGVPLKAPVAGIAMGLVSDEVTIDGKTETRYVALTDILGAEDAFGDMDFKVAGTKDFVTALQLDTKLDGIPSKVLAGALSQAKQARLTILDVLAEAIDEPDEMSPFAPRITTIKIPMDKIGELIGPKGKTINGITEDTGANISIEDDGTVFIGAADGPSAQAAIDKVNAIANPQLPKVGERFLGTVVKTPAFGAFISLLPGRDGLLHISKMGNGKRIGKVEDVMKVGDKIQVEIADIDERGKISLVLVGEESAADTAEEKADA, from the coding sequence ATGACTGATGTCATCACCGACGACTTCGACGAGTCGATCACCGAGGTCTCCGCCGTCATCGACAACGGCGAGTTCGGCAAGCGGACCATCCGCTTCGAGACCGGCCGACTGGCCCTGCAGGCCGCGGGCTCGGTCGTCGCGTACCTCGACGAGGGGACCATGATCCTCTCGACGACCACCGCGTCGAAGAACCCGAAGGAGCACTTCGACTTCTTCCCGCTCACCGTCGACGTCGAAGAGCGCATGTACGCCGCGGGCCGTATCCCGGGATCGTTCTTCCGCCGCGAGGGCCGCCCGTCGACCGACGCCATCCTGACCTGCCGTCTCATCGACCGTCCGCTGCGCCCGTCGTTCGTCGACGGACTCCGCAACGAGATCCAGGTGGTCGAGACCGTCCTGTCGCTCGACCCCAAGGACCTGTACGACGTCGTCGCGATCAACGCGGCGTCCGCGTCCACCCAGATCGCCGGACTGCCGTTCTCCGGTCCCGTCGGCGGCGTCCGCGTCGCCCTCATCCCGACCCTCGCCGGTGAAGGCGACGGCCGCGCCGAGAACAAGGCGGGCCAGTGGGTCGCCTTCCCGACCGTCGAGCAGCTCGAAGGCGCCGTCTTCGACATGGTCGTCGCCGGCCGCATCGTCTCCGGGGAGGGCGCCGACGCCGACGTCGCGATCATGATGGTCGAGGCCGAGGCGACCGAGAACGTCCTCGAACGCATCGCCGGCGGCGCGCAGGAGCCCAACGAGGCCATCGTCGCCGAGGGGCTGGAGGCCGCCAAACCGTTCATCGCGCAGCTGTGTGAGGCGCAGAAGCAGCTGGCGGCCGCGGCAGCCAAGGAGACCGGCGAGTTCCCGCTGTTCCCGGCGTACGCCGACGACGTCTACGAAGCCGTCGCCGCATTCGCCGCCGATCGTCTCGGCGAGGCGCTGGCGATCGCGGGCAAGCAGGACCGCGACAACGCGACCGACGCCCTCAAGGCCGACGTCCTGGCCGAGCTCGGTGACAAGTTCGAGGGTCGCGAAGGCCAGATCGGCGCGGCGTACCGGTCGCTGACCAAGACGCTGGTCCGCAAGCGCATCCTGACCGACCACTTCCGCATCGACGGTCGAGGCATCACCGACATCCGCGCGCTCTCGGCGGAGATCGGCCTCATCCCGCGTGCCCACGGCAGTGCGCTGTTCGAGCGCGGCGAGACCCAGATCATGGGCGTCACCACCCTCGACATGGTCAAGATGGCGCAGCAGATCGACTCGCTGGGCCCCGAGACCAGCAAGCGCTACATGCACCACTACAACTTCCCGCCGTACTCGACCGGTGAGACCGGTCGCGTCGGCTCGCCGAAGCGTCGCGAGATCGGCCACGGCGCCCTCGCCGAGCGCGCCCTCGTGCCGGTCCTGCCGAGCGTCGAGGAGTTCCCGTACGCGATCCGCCAGGTGTCCGAGGCGCTCGGCTCCAACGGCTCCACCTCGATGGGCTCGGTCTGCGCGTCGACCATGTCGCTGCTGGCCGCCGGCGTCCCGCTGAAGGCCCCGGTCGCGGGCATCGCGATGGGTCTGGTCTCCGACGAGGTCACCATCGACGGCAAGACCGAGACCCGTTACGTCGCCCTCACCGACATCCTCGGCGCCGAGGACGCGTTCGGCGACATGGACTTCAAGGTCGCGGGCACCAAGGACTTCGTGACCGCCCTGCAGCTGGACACCAAGCTCGACGGCATCCCCTCGAAGGTCCTCGCCGGCGCGCTGAGCCAGGCCAAGCAGGCCCGCCTCACGATCCTCGACGTCCTCGCCGAGGCCATCGACGAGCCGGACGAGATGAGCCCGTTCGCACCGCGCATCACCACCATCAAGATCCCGATGGACAAGATCGGCGAGCTGATCGGCCCCAAGGGCAAGACGATCAACGGCATCACCGAGGACACCGGCGCCAACATCTCGATCGAGGACGACGGCACCGTGTTCATCGGCGCCGCCGACGGCCCGTCCGCTCAGGCCGCGATCGACAAGGTCAACGCCATCGCCAACCCGCAGCTGCCCAAGGTCGGCGAGCGCTTCCTGGGCACCGTCGTCAAGACGCCCGCCTTCGGTGCGTTCATCTCGCTGCTGCCGGGCCGCGACGGTCTGCTGCACATCTCGAAGATGGGCAACGGCAAGCGCATCGGCAAGGTGGAAGACGTGATGAAGGTCGGCGACAAGATCCAGGTCGAGATCGCCGACATCGACGAGCGCGGCAAGATCAGCCTCGTCCTGGTCGGCGAGGAGTCCGCCGCCGACACGGCCGAGGAGAAGGCCGACGCCTGA
- a CDS encoding thymidylate synthase, whose protein sequence is MSTPIPTPYEDLLKLVLETGTPKADRTGTGTRSVFGHQLRFDLSEGFPLITTKKVHLKSIVYELLWFLRGDSNVGWLREHGVTIWDEWAADDGELGPVYGVQWRNWPTPSGEHIDQIALALDTLKQNPDSRRNIVSAWNVGEIPQMALPPCHAFFQFYVADGRLSCQLYQRSADLFLGVPFNIASYALLTHMMAQQAGLDVGDFVWTGGDCHIYDNHVDQVREQLAREAFPYPRLELRKAASIFDYTYDDVQVIGYTSHPAIKAPVAV, encoded by the coding sequence GTGAGCACGCCCATCCCCACCCCGTACGAGGACCTGCTGAAACTGGTCCTGGAGACCGGAACGCCCAAGGCGGATCGGACCGGCACCGGAACCCGGAGCGTGTTCGGGCATCAGTTGCGCTTCGACCTGTCGGAGGGGTTCCCGCTCATCACCACCAAGAAGGTGCACCTCAAGTCGATCGTCTACGAACTCCTGTGGTTCCTGCGCGGCGACTCCAACGTCGGCTGGCTGCGGGAGCACGGTGTGACGATCTGGGACGAGTGGGCCGCCGACGACGGTGAACTCGGTCCCGTCTACGGCGTGCAGTGGCGCAACTGGCCGACGCCGTCGGGTGAGCACATCGATCAGATCGCACTCGCACTCGACACGCTGAAACAGAACCCGGACTCGCGGCGGAACATCGTGTCCGCGTGGAACGTCGGCGAGATCCCGCAGATGGCGCTGCCCCCGTGTCACGCGTTCTTCCAGTTCTACGTGGCCGACGGCAGGTTGAGCTGCCAGCTGTACCAGCGCAGCGCCGACCTGTTCCTCGGCGTCCCCTTCAACATCGCCTCGTACGCGCTGCTCACGCACATGATGGCGCAGCAGGCGGGGCTGGACGTCGGCGACTTCGTCTGGACCGGCGGGGACTGCCACATCTACGACAACCACGTCGATCAGGTGCGCGAACAGCTCGCGCGCGAGGCGTTCCCGTATCCGAGACTCGAACTGCGCAAGGCCGCGTCGATCTTCGACTACACCTACGACGACGTACAGGTGATCGGCTACACCTCGCACCCCGCCATCAAGGCGCCCGTCGCCGTCTGA
- a CDS encoding response regulator yields the protein MRIALAEDSVLLAEGLIRILERAGHRVVETFDDADALRGLDSAAVDLVVTDVRMPPGHGDDGLRAALDLRQRRPDLPILVLSQYVAAAYARRLLDSGRGGAVGYLLKERVGRVADFLRAVDTVVAGGVVVDPEVITTMFTGHALERLTPRETEVLAAMARGASNSEIAAALVISSAAVAKHVANIFAKLDLPPETENRRVRAILVYLSHA from the coding sequence ATGCGCATCGCACTGGCCGAGGACTCCGTTCTGCTCGCCGAGGGACTGATCCGAATCCTCGAGCGTGCCGGGCACCGCGTGGTCGAGACCTTCGACGACGCCGACGCTCTTCGCGGACTCGATTCGGCCGCCGTCGACCTGGTCGTCACCGATGTCCGCATGCCGCCGGGCCACGGCGACGACGGCCTGCGCGCCGCACTGGACCTGCGGCAGCGGCGACCCGACCTGCCGATTCTGGTGCTGTCCCAGTACGTGGCCGCCGCCTACGCCCGTCGGCTTCTCGACTCGGGCCGCGGCGGCGCCGTCGGGTATCTGTTGAAGGAGCGCGTGGGCCGGGTGGCCGACTTCCTGCGTGCCGTGGACACCGTCGTGGCCGGTGGCGTGGTCGTCGATCCCGAGGTGATCACGACGATGTTCACCGGTCATGCCCTCGAGCGGCTCACACCGCGAGAGACGGAGGTGCTCGCGGCGATGGCCCGAGGCGCCAGCAATTCGGAGATCGCCGCCGCGCTGGTGATCTCGTCCGCCGCCGTCGCCAAACACGTCGCCAACATCTTCGCCAAACTCGACCTGCCGCCGGAGACCGAGAACCGGCGCGTCCGAGCCATCCTCGTGTACCTGTCGCACGCGTGA
- a CDS encoding flavodoxin family protein — translation MARLLIVHHTPSPHCQAMFEAVVAGATDPEIEGVEVVRRAALSVSASDFLDADGYVLGSPANLGYISGALKHAFDVSYYQILDSTVGRPFGLYLHGNEGTEGAENAVDRITAGLGWEKAAEYVIASNKPDKERLEACWELGATVAAGLMA, via the coding sequence ATGGCTCGCCTCCTGATCGTCCATCACACGCCGTCGCCGCACTGCCAGGCGATGTTCGAGGCGGTCGTCGCGGGTGCGACCGACCCCGAGATCGAGGGCGTCGAGGTGGTGCGCCGCGCGGCACTGTCGGTGTCGGCGAGTGACTTCCTCGACGCGGACGGCTACGTGCTGGGCAGCCCGGCGAACCTCGGCTACATCTCCGGTGCCCTCAAACACGCCTTCGACGTGAGCTATTACCAGATCCTCGACTCCACCGTGGGACGTCCGTTCGGTCTCTATCTGCACGGCAACGAGGGGACCGAGGGTGCGGAGAACGCCGTCGACCGGATCACCGCCGGGCTCGGCTGGGAGAAGGCCGCCGAATACGTGATCGCCTCGAACAAGCCGGACAAGGAGCGACTCGAAGCTTGCTGGGAGCTGGGCGCGACGGTCGCTGCCGGGTTGATGGCGTAG
- a CDS encoding dihydrofolate reductase, with amino-acid sequence MTIAQIWAQDLTGAIGKDNTIPWRIPEDLARFKKLSGSGAVLMGRRTWESLPVRFRPLPGRRNIVITRNAAYQAPGAETVAGLSEAVELAGGAATIMGGSAIYEAGMAVATHLYVTEVDILVDGADTFGPEIDPNVWTVVSRGEWLTSRTGTRYRFVDYRHVSR; translated from the coding sequence GTGACCATCGCACAGATATGGGCGCAGGATCTGACGGGCGCCATCGGCAAAGACAACACGATCCCGTGGCGGATCCCCGAGGACCTGGCGCGCTTCAAGAAGCTCTCCGGTTCGGGCGCGGTCCTCATGGGACGACGGACCTGGGAGTCGTTGCCGGTCAGGTTCCGGCCACTGCCTGGTCGGCGGAACATCGTGATCACCCGCAACGCCGCGTACCAGGCGCCGGGTGCGGAGACGGTGGCCGGCCTGAGCGAAGCCGTGGAACTGGCGGGCGGGGCGGCCACGATCATGGGCGGCAGCGCGATCTACGAGGCCGGGATGGCCGTCGCGACGCACCTGTACGTCACCGAGGTCGACATCCTCGTCGACGGAGCCGACACCTTCGGACCGGAGATCGACCCGAACGTCTGGACTGTCGTCTCGCGGGGCGAGTGGCTCACCTCCAGAACGGGCACCCGCTACCGATTCGTCGACTACCGACACGTGTCCCGATGA
- a CDS encoding DUF1648 domain-containing protein: MASTRPAPELPATPLFTVVRWAGPVGSVIVTIVVLATYPSLPDRVPTHFTGAMEADSYGPRWSVLALGAVFVALSGAMGWLADKPHRFNYPTPVTPDNAQAVYRAGAMMMGGLGCAMPILYAGLVLAVHGLPGLPLMIAGLAVLGGALVVGIWRIGRVSRIETVYHYGRERDR, encoded by the coding sequence ATGGCCAGTACCAGACCCGCACCGGAGCTGCCCGCCACACCGCTGTTCACCGTGGTGCGGTGGGCGGGGCCGGTCGGATCGGTGATCGTCACGATCGTCGTGCTCGCGACGTACCCGTCGCTGCCCGACCGCGTGCCGACGCATTTCACCGGTGCGATGGAGGCCGACTCCTACGGTCCCCGGTGGTCCGTGCTCGCACTCGGTGCGGTGTTCGTGGCACTCAGCGGAGCGATGGGATGGCTCGCGGACAAGCCGCACCGATTCAACTATCCGACGCCGGTGACACCGGACAACGCGCAGGCCGTGTACCGGGCGGGTGCGATGATGATGGGCGGACTCGGGTGCGCGATGCCGATCCTGTACGCCGGTCTCGTGCTCGCCGTCCACGGACTGCCGGGACTGCCACTGATGATCGCGGGTCTGGCCGTCCTCGGCGGCGCACTGGTCGTCGGGATCTGGCGGATCGGACGGGTGTCACGCATCGAGACGGTCTATCACTACGGCAGGGAGCGTGATCGGTGA
- a CDS encoding sensor histidine kinase produces the protein MTSEQTTAAVETDCGYSSPWEPMGRSPLRYLTSSDPWRALLYTAVTLLLGCLVFVAYVVIVLLPLAPAWSSLLGRIDRARVRLLRVPAIADPHRPVDESLSVRIGVRLGEPSTWREVVYSLVLGIFGPLAALGFMILGAFIGVFAFAPLIAANDEQINFWTWTVDSVAESWWFVPMAIPLIVVALYLCGVASAIVASIASWLLGPREEELAAKVQALDSSRGVLVGSFEAERRRIERDLHDGPQQELVGAAMQLGELAQSSDDHELRTEVEAAQVRVERALASLRDTVRGVYPRVLDDVGVEAACAELGGPIAVRVVPSAGWTPGRRLPAAVERALYYTASEAVTNATRHGAASTVTIELSEVVDVVTMVVTDDGVGGADLARGTGLAGLVERAHALGAELTVDSPRGGPTVLRWTGRTDR, from the coding sequence ATGACATCAGAACAGACGACGGCGGCCGTGGAGACCGACTGCGGGTACTCGTCACCGTGGGAGCCGATGGGCCGGTCGCCACTGCGATACCTGACGTCGTCGGATCCCTGGCGCGCCCTCCTGTACACGGCGGTGACGCTGCTTCTCGGCTGCCTCGTGTTCGTCGCCTACGTGGTCATCGTTCTGCTGCCGTTGGCGCCCGCGTGGTCGAGCCTTCTCGGAAGGATCGATCGCGCACGTGTGCGGCTCCTGCGCGTGCCGGCGATCGCTGATCCGCACAGACCGGTCGACGAGAGCCTGTCGGTGCGAATCGGCGTCCGCCTCGGCGAACCTTCCACATGGCGCGAAGTGGTCTACTCGCTCGTACTCGGGATCTTCGGTCCGCTCGCGGCACTCGGCTTCATGATCCTCGGTGCGTTCATCGGCGTGTTCGCGTTCGCCCCGCTCATCGCGGCGAACGACGAACAGATCAACTTCTGGACGTGGACCGTCGACTCGGTCGCGGAGTCGTGGTGGTTCGTGCCCATGGCGATTCCGCTGATCGTCGTCGCCCTGTACCTGTGCGGGGTCGCGTCGGCGATCGTCGCGTCGATCGCATCATGGCTTCTCGGGCCTCGCGAAGAGGAACTGGCGGCGAAGGTCCAGGCGCTCGATTCCTCGCGCGGAGTGCTCGTCGGGTCGTTCGAGGCCGAGCGGCGACGCATCGAACGTGATCTCCACGACGGACCGCAGCAGGAGCTGGTCGGGGCGGCGATGCAGCTGGGCGAGCTCGCCCAATCCAGCGACGACCACGAACTTCGCACAGAGGTCGAAGCCGCGCAGGTCCGCGTCGAGCGCGCGTTGGCGAGCCTGCGCGACACGGTACGCGGCGTGTACCCGCGGGTGCTCGACGACGTCGGGGTCGAAGCCGCATGCGCCGAACTCGGCGGGCCGATCGCCGTCCGAGTGGTGCCGAGCGCCGGATGGACACCGGGCCGTCGTCTCCCCGCCGCCGTCGAGCGCGCCCTGTACTACACGGCGAGCGAGGCCGTGACGAATGCGACCAGACACGGGGCGGCGTCGACCGTGACGATCGAGCTGTCGGAGGTCGTGGACGTGGTGACGATGGTCGTCACGGACGACGGTGTCGGCGGCGCCGACCTCGCTCGGGGGACCGGACTGGCGGGCCTCGTCGAGCGCGCGCATGCACTCGGCGCCGAGTTGACCGTCGACAGTCCGCGGGGCGGCCCGACGGTCCTGCGCTGGACCGGCCGTACCGACCGGTAG
- a CDS encoding neutral/alkaline non-lysosomal ceramidase N-terminal domain-containing protein: MSDVTRRSFLHTSAVGAAAVAATAGLGAAAADHPGRAAAAGGYLVGAGKGDMTGAVANQGMMGYSDLSQVADGLLQRTWARAYIIADAATGKRVLFITADIACVFTSHHNTLLAELRKRYGYTYDVHNVNVNATHNHNSCGGTSWDYAYVLAAKGHRHNSLRAEVDGLLDAVQQAHDSLAPGTVELGHTELHDASANRSYQAFVLNPESDRRHFPQHIDPQVTAIRLRRGGATIGEITWFATHGTSLTDANTLISSDNKGYAAYLAEQRDPNVVSAHAQTNAGDMTPNLWVRKMHPGGPTSNHRSNRIIIGRRQDQAGQRALASARPMTVGGVDAATRYVDMANVEISGHYTPHGKSARTSPAMMGAAAAATSQEENTRSQLGFLNEGVRNEFAMALGAGATPTPPQWIADTQAPKAILFPLGIMPPRSWIEQRLPLQLMRIGDLVLAALPTESTIVAGLRVRRLVADAMKVPLENVLLQGYSNGYSQYVTTPEEYVSQQYEGGETLFGRWTLCAYMQEIDAMARAMKRGATRPAGARPADRSDLQPDLLGPQPADTPMPGKRFGQVVSTVPSTAKQGSTVSVSFCAAYPSNRVRRGGEMYCSVERFTGSRWETVYDDDHECTEMRWVRPGGSPSASKVTVTWRVPRNAAAGDYRIRYFGDVKAPSGKLREISGATGRIKVG; encoded by the coding sequence ATGTCGGACGTCACCCGCCGTTCCTTTCTGCACACGAGCGCTGTCGGCGCCGCCGCCGTCGCCGCGACCGCCGGACTCGGCGCAGCGGCCGCCGACCATCCCGGGCGGGCGGCCGCCGCGGGCGGATACCTCGTCGGCGCGGGCAAGGGCGATATGACCGGAGCCGTGGCGAACCAGGGCATGATGGGCTACTCCGACCTCAGCCAGGTCGCCGACGGTCTCCTGCAACGGACCTGGGCGCGCGCGTACATCATCGCCGACGCCGCGACCGGTAAGCGTGTCCTGTTCATCACCGCCGACATCGCATGCGTGTTCACCTCGCATCACAACACGCTGCTCGCCGAGCTCCGCAAGCGTTACGGCTACACCTACGACGTGCACAACGTCAACGTGAACGCGACGCACAACCACAACTCGTGCGGTGGCACGTCGTGGGACTACGCGTACGTCCTCGCCGCGAAGGGCCACCGGCACAACTCGCTGCGCGCCGAGGTCGACGGTCTGCTCGACGCCGTCCAACAGGCACACGACTCGCTGGCCCCGGGCACCGTGGAACTCGGCCACACCGAACTCCACGACGCCAGCGCCAACCGGTCGTACCAGGCGTTCGTGCTCAACCCGGAGTCGGATCGCAGACACTTCCCGCAGCACATCGATCCGCAGGTCACCGCGATCCGGCTCCGTCGGGGAGGAGCGACGATCGGCGAGATCACCTGGTTCGCCACCCACGGCACGTCGCTGACCGACGCGAACACGCTGATCAGTTCGGACAACAAGGGGTACGCCGCGTATCTCGCCGAACAGCGCGACCCGAACGTCGTCAGCGCCCACGCCCAGACCAACGCGGGCGACATGACACCTAATCTGTGGGTGCGCAAGATGCACCCGGGTGGTCCGACGTCGAATCACCGGAGCAATCGGATCATCATCGGACGGCGCCAGGATCAGGCCGGTCAACGGGCCCTCGCCTCCGCCCGACCGATGACCGTCGGCGGCGTGGACGCCGCCACGCGCTACGTCGACATGGCGAACGTCGAGATCAGCGGTCACTACACGCCGCACGGGAAGTCGGCCCGCACCTCCCCCGCCATGATGGGTGCGGCGGCCGCCGCGACCAGCCAGGAGGAGAACACCCGGAGCCAGCTCGGTTTCCTCAACGAGGGCGTGCGCAACGAGTTCGCGATGGCGCTCGGTGCGGGCGCCACACCGACGCCGCCGCAGTGGATCGCCGACACGCAGGCGCCGAAGGCGATCCTCTTCCCGCTCGGCATCATGCCGCCGCGCTCGTGGATCGAGCAGCGCCTGCCGCTGCAGCTGATGCGGATCGGTGACCTCGTCCTGGCCGCACTGCCGACCGAGTCGACGATCGTCGCGGGACTGCGCGTGCGACGACTCGTCGCCGACGCGATGAAGGTTCCGCTGGAGAATGTTCTGCTGCAGGGCTACTCGAACGGCTACAGCCAGTACGTCACGACCCCCGAGGAGTACGTGTCGCAACAGTACGAGGGCGGCGAGACGCTGTTCGGCCGGTGGACGCTGTGCGCGTACATGCAGGAGATCGACGCGATGGCGCGCGCGATGAAGCGTGGGGCCACGCGACCCGCCGGAGCCCGCCCCGCGGACCGCTCCGATCTGCAGCCCGACCTTCTCGGACCGCAGCCGGCGGACACCCCGATGCCCGGGAAGAGGTTCGGCCAGGTCGTGTCGACGGTGCCGTCGACGGCGAAGCAGGGCTCGACGGTGTCGGTGAGCTTCTGCGCCGCCTACCCCTCGAACCGAGTCCGCCGCGGTGGCGAGATGTACTGCTCGGTGGAGCGGTTCACCGGATCGCGCTGGGAGACCGTCTACGACGACGACCACGAGTGCACCGAGATGAGGTGGGTGCGTCCGGGCGGCAGTCCGTCCGCGTCGAAGGTCACCGTCACCTGGCGCGTTCCGCGGAACGCGGCCGCGGGCGACTATCGGATCCGCTACTTCGGCGACGTCAAGGCACCGTCCGGGAAGCTCCGCGAGATCAGCGGGGCGACGGGACGCATCAAGGTCGGTTGA
- a CDS encoding maleylpyruvate isomerase N-terminal domain-containing protein, producing the protein MTDHMLMLAEGEGLWESVSAGVSADQLGLESGCAGWSNRDLLNHVIAGGHRYSMLLDGATVEETAFTRDLDYVAAGSDEFRRYEDRLHASIEAADLAVDVDHRAGRRPGRDLIPMRTMELVLHTRDLCDGIGAAWEPSATIVDYLLTDAASIIEDLRDAGAFDPATTPTSSSAVDRLLAFAGRA; encoded by the coding sequence ATGACCGATCACATGCTGATGCTGGCCGAGGGCGAGGGACTGTGGGAATCGGTGTCGGCGGGCGTCTCCGCCGATCAACTCGGCCTTGAGAGCGGCTGTGCGGGATGGTCGAACCGGGACCTCCTCAATCACGTGATCGCCGGCGGTCACCGGTACTCGATGCTCCTCGACGGCGCGACCGTGGAGGAGACGGCGTTCACGCGGGACCTCGACTACGTCGCCGCCGGGAGCGACGAGTTCCGACGGTACGAGGATCGTCTGCACGCCTCGATCGAGGCGGCGGATCTGGCCGTGGACGTCGACCACCGGGCGGGACGCAGGCCCGGCCGAGACCTGATTCCGATGCGCACCATGGAACTGGTTCTGCACACTCGCGACTTGTGCGACGGGATCGGTGCGGCCTGGGAGCCGTCCGCCACGATCGTGGACTACCTGCTGACCGACGCGGCGTCGATCATCGAGGACCTGCGCGACGCGGGCGCCTTCGATCCCGCGACGACGCCGACCTCGTCGTCGGCCGTCGACCGGCTGCTGGCGTTCGCCGGCCGAGCATGA